One Globicephala melas chromosome 4, mGloMel1.2, whole genome shotgun sequence genomic window carries:
- the CDV3 gene encoding protein CDV3 homolog isoform X5 has product MQISEKEEDENEKREDPGDNWEEGGGGGGGVEKSSGPWNKTAPVQAPPAPVVVTETPEPTMTSGVYRPPGARLTTTRKAPQGPPEIYSDTQFPSLQSTAKHVESRKDKEMEKSFEVVRHKTRGRDEVSKNQALKLQLDNQYAVLENQKSSHTQYN; this is encoded by the exons tgaaaaggaagaagatgaaaatgaaaaaagagaagatccAGGTGATAACTGGGAAGAAGgcggaggaggtggtggtggtgtagAAAAATCTTCAGGTCCCTGGAATAAAACAGCTCCGGTACAAGCACCTCCGGCTCCAGTAGTTG TTACAGAAACCCCAGAACCGACAATGACTAGTGGCGTGTATAGGCCTCCTGGGGCCAGGTTGACCACAACAAGGAAAGCACCCCAAGGACCACCAGAAATCTACAGTGATACACAGTTCCCATCCCTGCAGTCCACTGCCAAGCATGTAGAAAGCCGGAA ggataaagaaatggagaagagcTTTGAAGTAGTAAGACACAAAACTAGAGGTAGGGATGAGGTTTCAAAAAACCAGGCCCTTAAACTTCAGCTAGACAACCAGTATGCTGTGCTTGAGAATCAGAAAAGCAGCCACACACAGTACAATTAA